The following are encoded in a window of Magnolia sinica isolate HGM2019 chromosome 11, MsV1, whole genome shotgun sequence genomic DNA:
- the LOC131219554 gene encoding uncharacterized protein LOC131219554 has protein sequence MASDQDIANGVASLLRQYDPNAVPSLSVNGVVQQLEAKLGLDLSDRASFIRELILRFHQKDHFTLHHPPQFPNSHPNPHPHHPHHPHHHHHNPPPSIPSNPFPPPPVHHHELAFRLPPQQQQQQQQPQPSQPQQQPQPSQQQPQPLQQQTQPSVAAAAAAPAASVPESPKESTQSGGKRRGGPGGLNKVCGVSPQLQTIVGAPTMPRTEIVKQLWAYIRKNNLQDPSNKRKIICDDPLRLVFETDCTDMFKMNKLLAKHIIPLDPKEPGAKRLKAAEVESAPQRTEPGLSPIVISDMLAKFFGTGEREMLQSEAVRRVWEYIKVNHLEFQDPMNMNGMIVRCDMKLQGLFGCESLPAMRIQEILMRHHFFRQS, from the exons ATGGCGTCGGACCAAGACATTGCAAACGGCGTGGCATCGCTCCTCCGTCAGTATGACCCTAACGCCGTTCCGTCACTGTCAGTTAACGGCGTTGTCCAGCAGCTGGAGGCGAAGCTCGGTCTCGACCTCTCCGACCGTGCTTCTTTCATCCGCGAACTCATCCTCCGTTTCCACCAAAAAGACCATTTTACCCTTCATCACCCACCACAATTCCCAAACAGCCATCCAAACCCTCATCCTCACCATCCTCACCATCCTCACCATCACCATCACAATCCTCCTCcttccatcccttccaatcccttccctCCGCCACCTGTCCACCACCACGAACTCGCCTTCCGATTGcctccgcagcagcagcagcagcagcagcaaccacAACCATCGCAGCCGCAGCAGCAACCACAACCGTCACAGCAGCAACCACAACCGTTGCAGCAGCAAACCCAGCCCAGCGTTGCTGCCGCTGCGGCAGCACCAGCGGCATCTGTTCCCGAATCGCCAAAAGAAAG TACTCAAAGTGGAGGTAAAAGAAGAGGTGGCCCGGGAGGTTTAAACAAAGTGTGTGGTGTTTCACCACAACTTCAGACCATCGTTGGTGCACCAACGATGCCAAGGACTGAG ATTGTGAAGCAGCTGTGGGCATATATACGGAAAAACAATCTCCAAGATCCAAGTAACAAGAGAAAGATAATTTGTGATGACCCTCTGCGTTTGGTGTTTGAGACAGATTGTACTGACATGTTCAAGATGAATAAGCTATTAGCTAAGCATATCATACCGCTCGACCCAA AAGAGCCAGGTGCTAAAAGGTTAAAGGCTGCAGAAGTGGAATCTGCCCCTCAACGTACTGAACCTGGCCTATCTCCCATAGTAATCTCTGATATGCTTGCCAAATTTTTCGGCACTGGAGAAAGGGAGATGCTTCAATCAGAGGCCGTGAGACGTGTTTGGGAATACATAAAAGTAAATCATTTGGAG TTTCAGGACCCGATGAACATGAACGGAATGATAGTGCGGTGCGACATGAAGCTTCAAGGGCTGTTTGGGTGCGAAAGCCTCCCTGCCATGAGGATACAAGAGATTTTGATGCGCCACCATTTCTTCAGGCAGTCATGA